Proteins from one Fragaria vesca subsp. vesca linkage group LG6, FraVesHawaii_1.0, whole genome shotgun sequence genomic window:
- the LOC101300926 gene encoding uncharacterized protein LOC101300926, producing the protein MDDYYKRSGQIPAFGDWDYANELPITQYFECARQAGLIRFSSSSGESDVPAAYLHADLYAVDVKKMKKKPSRVVVAPNSRKTTARGREKRCTQNPHVKEQKKQQHQAKVHDEVTEPSKLHYQQYHTRRNDAVLRPRRPPKPVDEDLYKIPPELLHSTKRKKMLGLFSCLVPACAS; encoded by the exons ATGGAT GACTACTATAAACGGAGCGGTCAAATTCCGGCGTTTGGGGACTGGGATTATGCCAATGAGCTGCCAATCACTCAGTATTTTGAGTGTGCAAGGCAAGCTGGTTTGATCAGGTTCAGCTCTTCTTCTGGTGAGAGCGATGTTCCGGCAGCCTATCTGCATGCTGACTTGTATGCTGTTGATGTTAAGAAGATGAAGAAGAAGCCTTCTCGTGTTGTTGTTGCTCCTAATTCTCGAAAG ACAACTGCAAGAGGGAGAGAAAAGAGATGCACTCAAAACCCGCATGTCAAGGAGCAAAAGAAGCAGCAGCATCAAGCTAAGGTCCATGACGAAGTGACTGAACCGTCAAAGCTACACTACCAGCAGTATCACACTCGCCGCAACGATGCCGTTTTGCGACCAAGGAGGCCTCCCAAGCCGGTTGATGAAGACCTCTACAAGATACCACCTGAGCTCCTTCACTCTACCAAGCGG AAGAAAATGCTGGGATTGTTCTCTTGCTTGGTGCCTGCTTGTGCTTCATGA